A single Pseudodesulfovibrio aespoeensis Aspo-2 DNA region contains:
- a CDS encoding ferredoxin-thioredoxin reductase catalytic domain-containing protein, whose product MNAKQLYEQLKKLQEPKGYYFNKDMDMTMPLMESLITNKQRLGYMACPCRLANGDFQSDRDIVCPCVYREQDVAEYGACFCGLYVSREFNEGTIEKQIVPERRPPEKILF is encoded by the coding sequence ATGAACGCCAAACAACTCTACGAACAACTCAAAAAGCTTCAGGAACCCAAGGGATATTATTTCAACAAGGACATGGACATGACCATGCCCCTGATGGAAAGCCTGATCACCAACAAGCAGCGGCTGGGCTACATGGCCTGCCCCTGCCGGCTGGCCAACGGCGACTTTCAGAGCGACCGGGACATCGTCTGTCCCTGCGTCTATCGCGAACAGGACGTGGCCGAGTACGGAGCCTGCTTCTGCGGCCTGTACGTCAGCCGGGAGTTCAACGAGGGAACCATCGAGAAACAGATCGTGCCCGAGCGGCGGCCCCCGGAGAAGATCCTCTTCTGA
- a CDS encoding glutaredoxin family protein produces MSDEVKLYALSTCIHCRNAKKYLDECGIKYKCVHVDELTGEERKRIVQEVKGHNPAVSFPTIVIKDKVIVGFHKDQIDEAMKG; encoded by the coding sequence ATGAGCGACGAAGTCAAGTTGTACGCCCTCTCCACCTGCATCCACTGCCGCAACGCCAAGAAATACCTCGACGAATGCGGCATCAAGTATAAATGCGTGCATGTGGACGAACTGACCGGTGAGGAGCGCAAGAGGATCGTGCAGGAAGTCAAGGGACACAACCCGGCAGTCTCCTTTCCCACCATCGTCATCAAGGACAAGGTCATTGTCGGCTTCCACAAGGACCAGATCGACGAAGCCATGAAGGGGTAG
- a CDS encoding O-acetylhomoserine aminocarboxypropyltransferase/cysteine synthase family protein codes for MAETHLGPQTLALHAGHTPDTDTGSRAVPIHQTTSYVFRDTEHAANLFALKEPGYIYTRLMNPTTDVLEQRLAALHGGAGALAVASGMAAIFYAVTTIVSAGQNFVTGSNLYGGTQTLFEHTLRRFGIEARFVDSSDPANFAAAIDGNTRLVYSESIGNPRCNVDDLRGIADVAHAHGLPFVLDATVSPPPIFNGFDFGADILVYSLTKIIGGHGTAIGGAIMEQGGFDWGATGRYPELTGPDPTYGGVNLWEALGGAQGKPCPVLTIKARIGLLRDTGAALAPMNSFLILQGLETLPLRAQRHCENARKVAEFLNTHYAVAWVNYAGLPSHKDHARAMTTFPMGPGAVFGFGVKGGLEAGQRFIESVKLCSHLANILDAKTLVIHPASTTHSQSTPQEQLAAGVPPDLIRISVGIEDVEDIIADLDQALAKSR; via the coding sequence ATGGCCGAAACCCATCTGGGACCGCAAACCCTGGCCCTGCACGCCGGGCATACGCCCGACACCGACACCGGCTCCAGGGCCGTGCCCATCCACCAGACCACCAGCTACGTCTTTCGCGACACCGAGCATGCGGCCAACCTCTTTGCCCTCAAGGAGCCGGGGTACATCTACACCCGGTTGATGAACCCGACCACCGACGTGCTGGAACAGCGGCTGGCCGCGCTGCACGGCGGGGCAGGGGCGCTGGCCGTGGCCTCGGGCATGGCCGCCATCTTCTATGCCGTGACCACCATCGTCTCGGCCGGGCAGAATTTCGTCACCGGCTCCAACCTCTACGGCGGCACCCAGACCCTGTTCGAGCACACCCTCAGGCGGTTCGGCATCGAGGCGCGGTTCGTGGATTCGTCCGATCCGGCCAACTTCGCGGCGGCCATCGACGGGAACACGCGCCTCGTCTACTCGGAATCCATCGGCAACCCGCGCTGCAACGTGGACGACCTCCGGGGCATCGCCGACGTGGCCCATGCCCACGGCCTGCCCTTTGTCCTCGACGCCACGGTCTCGCCGCCGCCCATTTTCAACGGGTTCGATTTCGGGGCCGACATCCTGGTCTACTCCCTGACCAAGATCATTGGCGGCCACGGCACGGCCATCGGCGGGGCCATCATGGAGCAGGGCGGTTTCGACTGGGGCGCGACGGGCAGATACCCCGAACTGACCGGGCCGGACCCGACTTACGGCGGGGTCAACCTCTGGGAGGCCCTGGGCGGGGCGCAGGGCAAACCCTGCCCGGTCCTGACGATCAAGGCGCGCATCGGCCTGCTGCGCGACACGGGCGCGGCCCTGGCGCCCATGAACAGCTTTCTCATCCTCCAGGGGCTGGAAACCTTGCCCCTGCGCGCCCAGCGCCACTGCGAGAACGCCCGCAAGGTGGCGGAGTTCCTGAACACGCACTATGCCGTGGCCTGGGTCAACTACGCCGGGCTGCCAAGCCACAAGGATCACGCGCGGGCCATGACCACCTTTCCCATGGGGCCGGGCGCGGTCTTCGGCTTCGGGGTCAAGGGCGGGCTTGAGGCCGGGCAGCGGTTCATCGAGTCGGTCAAACTCTGCTCGCATCTGGCCAACATCCTGGACGCCAAGACCCTGGTCATCCACCCGGCCTCGACCACGCACTCCCAGTCCACCCCGCAGGAGCAGCTGGCCGCGGGCGTGCCGCCCGACCTGATCCGCATCTCCGTGGGCATCGAGGACGTGGAGGACATCATAGCCGACCTCGATCAGGCCCTGGCCAAGTCGCGGTAA
- the trmFO gene encoding methylenetetrahydrofolate--tRNA-(uracil(54)-C(5))-methyltransferase (FADH(2)-oxidizing) TrmFO — protein sequence MARVVIIGGGLAGCDCAWQLARAGVSVELYEMKPDKRSEAHTEDGLAELVCSNSFRATGPAAAIGLLKDEMESLGSLIMEAAHATRVPAGGALAVDRALFSDFITRRIGEHPQITVIRREIADLDAPELAGADAVVVAAGPLASQSLTASLIGLVGDERLYFYDAIAPIVTRESIDFDKAFWGSRWKPEDDDYLNCPMSEDEYKGFVAALLAGDKVQPRDFEQEVHFEGCLPVEAMAERGEMTLAFGPLKPVGLVDPKTGERPYAVVQLRTENQDKTAFNLVGFQTKLKYPEQKRIFRMIPGLENVEFLRLGSIHRNTYVNAPDVLDADLQLKARSGFFLAGQISGVEGYLESAACGLWVGLSLARRLSGVSVVKPPVETALGALLGHLSTRPDKRFQPSNVNFGLMPGLTGKMKKKFRKEAYGVRAQEAFAAWLGQTGLAD from the coding sequence ATGGCACGGGTTGTGATCATCGGCGGCGGGCTGGCCGGATGCGACTGCGCCTGGCAGCTGGCCCGGGCCGGGGTGTCTGTGGAGCTCTACGAAATGAAGCCGGACAAGCGGTCCGAAGCGCACACCGAGGACGGGCTGGCCGAGCTGGTCTGCTCCAACTCCTTTCGCGCCACCGGCCCGGCAGCGGCCATCGGCCTGCTCAAGGACGAGATGGAAAGCCTGGGCAGCCTGATCATGGAGGCGGCCCACGCCACCAGGGTTCCGGCGGGCGGCGCGCTGGCCGTGGACCGGGCGCTTTTTTCGGACTTCATCACCCGCAGGATCGGGGAGCATCCGCAGATCACGGTCATCCGCCGCGAGATCGCCGACCTCGACGCTCCGGAACTGGCCGGGGCCGATGCGGTGGTCGTGGCCGCCGGACCGTTGGCCAGCCAGTCGCTGACCGCCAGCCTGATCGGGCTCGTGGGCGACGAGCGGCTCTATTTCTACGACGCCATCGCGCCCATCGTGACGCGGGAGTCCATTGATTTCGACAAGGCGTTCTGGGGCTCGCGCTGGAAGCCCGAGGACGACGACTATCTCAACTGCCCCATGAGCGAGGACGAATACAAGGGTTTTGTGGCCGCGCTGCTGGCGGGCGACAAGGTCCAGCCGCGCGACTTCGAGCAGGAGGTCCACTTCGAGGGATGCCTGCCCGTGGAGGCCATGGCCGAGCGCGGCGAGATGACGCTGGCCTTTGGTCCGCTCAAGCCCGTGGGGCTGGTGGACCCGAAGACCGGCGAGCGCCCCTATGCCGTGGTCCAGCTGCGCACCGAGAACCAGGACAAGACCGCCTTCAACCTCGTGGGCTTTCAGACCAAGCTCAAGTACCCGGAACAAAAACGCATCTTCCGTATGATTCCCGGTCTTGAAAATGTCGAATTCCTGCGCCTCGGCTCCATTCATCGCAACACCTATGTCAACGCGCCCGATGTGCTGGACGCGGACCTGCAACTCAAGGCGCGGTCCGGTTTCTTCCTGGCCGGGCAGATCTCCGGGGTCGAGGGCTATCTGGAATCAGCGGCCTGCGGCCTCTGGGTGGGGCTGTCGCTGGCCCGGCGGCTCTCCGGCGTGTCCGTGGTCAAGCCGCCGGTCGAAACGGCTCTGGGCGCGCTCCTGGGCCATTTGTCCACAAGGCCTGACAAGCGGTTCCAGCCGTCCAACGTCAATTTCGGGCTGATGCCGGGGCTGACCGGAAAGATGAAGAAGAAGTTCCGCAAGGAAGCCTACGGCGTTCGCGCCCAGGAAGCCTTTGCCGCCTGGCTCGGCCAGACCGGGCTGGCCGACTGA
- a CDS encoding M48 family metallopeptidase, translated as MGVSKIWLVCLMLLLAASLQMQGCASVTTRPTVDPMLTSQEAGVQRRMAAEERTELADRLSRVSLPVLVNGLPLCGDRVTWYLGMETASEDLYAAEWRQAYREVLGVNEHVTVTRVYEATPAQAAGLRKGDRILMVNGVKIEPGKKCYDTFHERLDAALKHGRPVSFWIERDGAPRLVEAIPAQCCGYPVIMDDSEEINALATGDTVIVNKGLLKFTETDAEIALIVGHELAHNVLEHGVKASGNQMLGAAVDGIIAGITGVYSNAFTNAGTMAYSQEFEQEADYVGIYFMERGGYDSTETPKFWRRMGANNPYSISHASSHPTSASRTVFLEECVKEIKAKREAGRALLPEFKKTATR; from the coding sequence GTGGGCGTTTCGAAAATCTGGCTCGTGTGTTTGATGCTGCTCCTGGCCGCGTCATTGCAGATGCAGGGGTGCGCTTCGGTGACAACGCGGCCCACAGTGGACCCGATGTTGACATCCCAGGAGGCCGGGGTGCAGCGCCGGATGGCCGCGGAGGAGCGGACCGAGCTCGCCGACCGGTTGAGCCGGGTGTCGCTGCCCGTGCTGGTCAACGGGTTGCCGCTGTGCGGCGACCGGGTCACCTGGTATCTCGGCATGGAGACTGCCTCTGAGGACCTGTACGCCGCCGAGTGGCGGCAGGCCTATCGGGAGGTGCTCGGCGTGAACGAGCATGTCACCGTGACCAGGGTCTACGAGGCCACGCCGGCCCAGGCAGCGGGATTGCGCAAGGGCGACCGGATACTGATGGTCAACGGCGTGAAGATCGAGCCGGGCAAGAAGTGCTATGACACGTTTCACGAGCGTTTGGACGCTGCCCTCAAGCATGGCCGTCCCGTATCGTTCTGGATCGAGCGCGACGGGGCGCCCCGGCTGGTGGAAGCCATTCCGGCCCAGTGTTGCGGCTATCCCGTGATCATGGACGATTCCGAGGAGATCAACGCCCTGGCCACCGGTGATACGGTGATCGTCAACAAGGGGCTGCTCAAGTTCACGGAGACGGACGCGGAAATCGCGTTGATCGTGGGCCACGAACTGGCGCACAACGTCCTGGAGCACGGGGTGAAGGCCTCGGGCAACCAGATGCTCGGCGCTGCCGTTGACGGCATCATCGCGGGCATTACCGGCGTGTATTCCAACGCCTTCACCAACGCGGGGACCATGGCCTACAGCCAGGAATTCGAGCAGGAAGCCGACTACGTGGGCATTTATTTCATGGAGCGGGGCGGCTACGATTCCACCGAGACCCCCAAATTCTGGCGGCGCATGGGAGCCAACAACCCGTACTCCATCAGCCACGCCTCCTCGCATCCCACCTCGGCCTCGCGCACGGTCTTCCTTGAGGAATGCGTCAAGGAGATCAAGGCCAAGCGGGAGGCGGGCCGCGCACTGCTGCCGGAGTTCAAGAAAACCGCGACCCGATGA